Sequence from the Fragaria vesca subsp. vesca linkage group LG4, FraVesHawaii_1.0, whole genome shotgun sequence genome:
TCCAAAACTGCATTCATCAGGCCTCACACCCAATCCCACCATTGTCTCCACAACTTTCTCGGCGCCACTCACCGATTCAAGCTCACAACAACACCCCTCCAATGCTGCATTACAAGCAGCCAAATCCGGTTTCATAACCTCCATCTTCTCCTCCAAAGCAACCCTACAATTCTCCTCGAAAACCCGTAAAAACGCACCAAAGTTACCATTTCTCCTACTAATCTCAACCACAACACTCCCCCACACACTAAACGGCAAGAAAAACCTGTTCTTGAACATGCATTGAATCAAAGCAAAAGCAGGAGCAGCAGTGTTGGCACAATTCATGGCACCCAAAACAGACCCAACAGTCTCAAACTCCAAAAGCTCAGGGCTTTTCTCCACCACATAAACCACAGAAGCAAAAGCCCTCTTCAGATTATGAATCTCACCCAATGAAGCTAAATGGGTTATCATTGAATTAGTGAGGGACTTACTTGGGAAAACAGAGCTGCCTGTGAGGGACTTGAAGGACTTCCACGCCTCATCTGTGTTGTGGGTCAATAGGGACTTGTGGAGGATCGTCTCTAGAGTGGTGACGTGGTCTGGGGATAGGGTTTTGGGAGGTGGGGTTGGGAGGTCAGAGTGTGTAGATGGTGGGGTTTTAAGGGCGAAGATTGAAGGTTGGAGAAAGGAATAGAGGGTTGGGATTTCAGGGGAAGAGGAATAGGGTCTGCGTTTAAGCAAAGTGAAAGCTTTTCTCCACATTCTATGCTCAAACTCTCAAAGTCCCAAACTTTGCCTTCCTCCTCTGCTCTGTACTCTGTTTTCTATAGCTCAGAAATTCCTCACTATCTTGTTTGTTATTTATCAAATAGTACTGACCAAGTACACTAGCATCATCAGCTGGAATAGCTCAGCTGGTTAGAGCGTGTGGCTGTTAACCACAAGGTCGGAGGTTCGAACCCTCCTTCTAGCGTTTTTGGTGATCTTACTATCTTTTTTTTTTCTACCATTTCTTTTCTTTGTTCAAGCCTTCAAGGTGATTGCTTTGAGCAAAGGGACTTCCTTTTTGATCAGGAAGCAAAAAAAGGGGTCAACTTTATTGTGAGGAGGACTGAAGCAATCGGCGATGGAAGTGTCGTCGGCAATATCGGAGATTATATTGGAGGAATGGAATGGTTCATCTTCAACTAAACTCTCCAGAACTGCCACTATAACTTCGTCTCCTTCACTCGTCATCCAAAGGTTTCTCTTTTCTCCTGTGCTTTGTGTTTTTGGTCTTCACCCACTTTGTTTCTGATTAAAGTTCCGATTTTTATGCCGGTTTTGAAGATCCGGGAACCGGTTCGACCATGTTTGGCAGCGAATGCTTCAGGCATTTGTACCCGAGGCAAGACCCTTTTATTATTCGTCACTAGTTTTTGCTTCAGAATGAAAATAAGGCTTTTTGTTTGTTCTGATTTTGGTGGTGTTTGGTGGAAATGCAGGGCTTTCCTAGTAGTGTTACTCCGGATTATGTTCCTTTTCAAATGTGGGATTCACTTCAGGTACTGATTTATGCAACTTATGCTTTTCTGTTTCTCTGATAGTGTAAGATAGTGTGGTGATTATGTAGTATGGCTGATTAGTTGGTTTTCTTTTCTGAAGGGTCTTTCTACTTACATTCGGATGATGCTTTCTACCCAAGTAAGCGTTTCGGTTACATTATAGTTTTGTTGAATGTCCATTGCTGATCAGTGTATGAACGAGTTCTGTTGTGTTCACTGTAAGGCTCTACTGGGTGCTATTGGGGTCGGTGAGAAGTCGGCAACTGTGATTGGTGCCACCTTTCAGGTAAAAAAAATTTGTACTTCTAGCATTAGTGTCGCTATTTTTGGTGGAAGAGAGAGGTCTATTGAGTAATTGAGCCGGCTATACATAGTGAATTGGTTTTTTAACATGTGAATGCTGCAGTGGTTCTTGAGGGACTTAACTGGAATGCTGGGAGGCATCTTATTCACATTTTATCAGGTGCCATATTCTTGTTCCTTTATACACAGTTTACAGTGTAACATTCTGCTTCCTAATATGTCTTTTCGGCCTTGGATGCTTTTCAAGGAACTAGTATGGGGTGTTCTAGACTACTGGTTCTGTGGCTAAAGTTTTTCTTTACTGAGTATTTTCCATTCTGTTCTCTATATTACTTTACAAGTCCTTGCTGAGCATCACCTCTTTATATCAGGGCTCAAATCTGGATAGCAATGCTAAAATGTGGCGCTTAGTTGCAGATCTTATGAATGATCTTGGTATGAACTAACTGTTGTTTACCTTTTACTCTTAGTTTGGACTTTGGTGATGATAGTCAGAGCCTTGTACTGTCATTTTAAAAGAATCTTACCTAAAGAAGAAATGAAACAAAGAAGCAGTAATTTACAGACAGTCATTGACAATTTTTGTATGTGAACAGACTCATTTTGATCTATTGTTTGAATTTCTTCTTTTTTTCATTTGCATCTTCAGATGACATTAGATATTGTTATTTGGTTGCAGGAATGTTGATGGACCTTGTTTCACCTTTGTTTCCATCTGCTTTTGTGTTTGTGGTCTGTCTAGGAAGCCTATCGAGATCCTTCAGTAAGTTCTTGTATACCATTTGTAACATCACACTGTTATCAAATATTATGTTGTTTATTCATGGTTTTATGTTGCTTATTGTTGATTCATAAGTGTCAGACTGTCAGTTCTAATATGCCCACATATTTAGAGTTGTCAATGAGAATGCAATCTATTTAATGTAGTGCTCTTCTCGTTAGTCTTACTGTGGCAGTTACCGTTAAGGTCTCCCTATAGATATATGTTTTCATCAAGAGAAAAAAACAAAAGTTGAAAAATAGACGTGATCAGACTTTTGACTCTTAACATTTCTTCTTATCTAGCCGGTGTTGCAAGTGGAGCAACTAGAGCTGCTTTGACGCAACATTTTGCCCTTCAGAGTAATGCTGCAGATATATCTGCCAAGGTACAGCCAGTGTTTCTTCCATTATTATCTCGTTTTTTGAATTAACCTTTGTCCTAAACTAATAGGAAGGAAGTCAAGAAACTATGGCAACGATGATTGGTATGGCACTAGGCATGCTTCTTGCCCGTGCTACTATGGAGCGCCCCCTAGCTATTTGGTTTTCTTTTTTGTCTCTCACCATGTTTCATATGTATGGTAAGTCAACCCACTAGCGCCTGTTCCTACAGTCTTTTCAATGGTACTTATGGTGGCTCAATCTTATCTGTGCTGTTTTCAACCAATTGACTGAACACTTGTTTTTCCTGTGCAGCAAACTACAAGGCTGTCCGGTGCCTTGCATTAAATTCTTTGAACCCTGAGAGGTGCTCAATTCTTTTGCAGCATTTTATGAAAACCGGAAAAGGTATGCAGTTTACTGTTCCTTGTCATTCCCTACCACCAGCTCCTTATGCTTTCCTGTACCGGAGTTTATTAGGGTCATCAAAAACTCTCCTGAAAAGCAATGTATTAGCAGCTCTACATGATCAAAACGACCTCATTAAATTGATACAGAAATATGACTCTAGTCAACATATACTTTAAAAAACATTGAGTTGAATATTTCTGGTACCCAGCTATATATGCAAGAACTTGAGTGTTATATATGTTGATTCAAATGTAACTTTAACTGCTGATGCAATCCACATTATGTGTTGACAGTATATCTGTGCTTTATGTTGCTTTGAGACTCGGCTTCCATTACGTTTAAGCCTTTATCGTTGCTTTCTTTATGTGAGATTTAATGCCCGCGTCTGAAATTTTTTCCAGTTCTCTCCCCTGAACAGGTCTCTAAGATGGAGCATGTTTTACCCATATGGGTATCTTCATGGAGCTCAAAGAATTCAGAGTTCATGAATGTGGATATATGTCTAGGTGTCAGGGTCTCCTCACTAAATCACCTGGAAATGTGAGTTGTTTTCTCATCCTCAAAACTCATAGATTTTAGCTCTTAGGAATGTACTGGTATCATACAACTCACATTTTGCTCTTAGGAATGTACTGTACCAGTGGTATGTTTTACCAATTTTCTCATTTTGCACTTAGAATAGAAGCAGCTCTGAGCTGGCTCCTAGTCATCACTGCTATTAAGGAAGTTTATCTGTTGTGTACACTTCTGACAAATATGAATAATAATCTCAAACAGGAGGGAATTATTGCATTCTGTGAGCTCTCATTACAAGAAAGGTTGGTGTCTGCTTGTTCTTCTAACAAATGAATTTCAGCCATGAACTTTCCTGTTTATATATGTTGGTTCTGTGCTGGTCTTTTTAGCCAAGTACTTGCTAATGGAAAGGAAAGGAATTGTCTGCGTTGTTATGCATAAGGATTCTACTGCCACAGATGTGTTGCAGTCATTATTCCATGCAAATGCAATGGCGATTCTAATGGATAAACACCGAAATCTTCATTCTGAAAGCCAATCATGGATGGATAAACATTATGAAGCTTTCATTCAAAAGGTATTTTGTAAGCAGCTCGAAAGTTTAATACATTATACCCGTATGTGGATTTGGATGAGATGAGAAGGACAAGATACAGAGAGAGTATCACTGAATATGTTAAATTTGTATTGCAGCTAAAGTTATCTGGTTGGAAAACAGAACGTCTTTTATCACCGATGATCATTTGGAAGGCAAACTGGATCTGTGGGTCTTCCGATGGCAAGATTGACTAGGTACTGAAATATTGAAAAGAGATGATGTTATATTGACTTAAAGTTGTTAAATAGCCTTGATCAATCTGTTGAGGTTGCTAGATGACGAAATTTTTACAGCTGCTCTTCAAATTCAAACCCTCAGTTCTGGCCATCATTGGAGCAAAGAATTTTTTCTTGGGGGGCAGAATGTTTAGATTCTTCATGTTATATTACAAGTAGCGTAAACCTTGTAATTTGTAACAGAAATATATCAACCTCAGTAACATTACTTTTGTTGTTCAAATAGAATAATAGAGGAGTTGGACAAGTTATCTTCACCAAATCCGGGAAACCAAATGATACTAGGAATCTCTCTCCCATACCAAATAGGAAACTGCAAAAAGAAAAGGAAAAGAAAATTCACTCCCTAGTCAAATAGGATACTAACTCCCATCCTATATAAACAAACTAAAGCCTCTTCCTCTGCAATATCTACCGAATTACAACTCTTTCTCCTTTTCAGTAATGCTCACATCAATCGACCCAGTTATGGGAACCAAAAAGAGGAGGCTTTCAGATCAAAACACGATTGCAGGTGAACCATGCACCAGTAAAAAGAGGAGGCTTTCAGACAATGATACAATTTCAAGTGTATGCACCAGCACAAGTAAGAGGAAGAGGCTTTCAGCAGAAGAAAATATGACTTCAAGTAACGCATGCAAAACAAGTAAAAAGAAGAAGCTTTCAAGTCAGTTGTGCACCACCACAAGTAAAAGGAGTAGTAAAAGGAGAAGAGTTTCAGACAATGAAAGTGAGGTATGCAAAACAAATAAAAGGAAGAAGCTTTCAAGTCAGTTGTGCACCACCACAAGTAAAAGGAGAAGAGTTTCAGACGATGATGCCATTCCTACTAAAAGGAGGAGAATCACCTCCCCAACTCTCCCACCTGAAATCTTGGAGTTAATCTTCAAAAAGCTTCCTGCCTTGGACGCAGTTCGCTTC
This genomic interval carries:
- the LOC101311271 gene encoding UPF0420 protein C16orf58 homolog, giving the protein MEVSSAISEIILEEWNGSSSTKLSRTATITSSPSLVIQRSGNRFDHVWQRMLQAFVPEGFPSSVTPDYVPFQMWDSLQGLSTYIRMMLSTQALLGAIGVGEKSATVIGATFQWFLRDLTGMLGGILFTFYQGSNLDSNAKMWRLVADLMNDLGMLMDLVSPLFPSAFVFVVCLGSLSRSFTGVASGATRAALTQHFALQSNAADISAKEGSQETMATMIGMALGMLLARATMERPLAIWFSFLSLTMFHMYANYKAVRCLALNSLNPERCSILLQHFMKTGKVLSPEQVSKMEHVLPIWVSSWSSKNSEFMNVDICLGVRVSSLNHLEMRELLHSVSSHYKKAKYLLMERKGIVCVVMHKDSTATDVLQSLFHANAMAILMDKHRNLHSESQSWMDKHYEAFIQKLKLSGWKTERLLSPMIIWKANWICGSSDGKID